The following coding sequences are from one Manis pentadactyla isolate mManPen7 chromosome 13, mManPen7.hap1, whole genome shotgun sequence window:
- the LOC118915924 gene encoding olfactory receptor 4P4-like: MGHENITEFILLGLSRDEDAEVACFVLFSLCYIAILSGNLLILLTIRGSRLREQPMYFFLSCLSFMDVCFTSTVAPKLITDSLAQRKTISYNSCMAQMFYAHFFGATEIFILVAMAYDRYAAICRPLRYTAIMSTRVCYALVVASILAAFIHSILHVLVITVLPFCGPNQIDHYFCDVFPLLKLACTDTSLLVIAIIATTGMLSILTFVALVISYIIVLSTLRTRSSEGRRKALSTCGSHVTVVFMFFLPLIFTYAPMADSVSNDKVFALFYTMIAPMFNPLIYTLRNTDMKNAMRRVWCRHRLFEGK; the protein is encoded by the coding sequence ATGGGACATGAGAACATCACAGAATTTATCCTCCTGGGACTCTCTAGAGATGAGGATGCAGAGGTTGCCTGCTTTGTGCTTTTCTCACTTTGCTATATTGCAATTCTCTCAGGAAACCTGCTCATTCTTCTCACCATCAGGGGCAGCCGCCTCAGGGAGCagcccatgtactttttcctcagcTGCCTGTCCTTCATGGATGTCTGCTTCACCTCCACGGTGGCCCCCAAACTGATCACAGACTCGCTGGCTCAGAGGAAGACCATCTCCTACAACAGCTGCATGGCCCAGATGTTTTATGCCCACTTTTTTGGTGCCACGGAGATCTTCATCTTGGTggccatggcctatgaccgctatgcagCCATCTGCAGACCCCTCCGCTATACGGCCATCATGAGCACACGGGTGTGCTATGCCCTCGTGGTGGCCTCCATTCTCGCGGCATTTATCCACTCAATCCTGCATGTATTGGTCATCACGGTGCTTCCCTTCTGTGGCCCCAATCAGATAGACCACTATTTCTGTGACGTATTCCCCTTGCTGAAGCTGGCCTGCACAGACACTAGCCTTCTGGTCATTGCGATCATCGCCACAACGGGGATGCTGTCCATCTTGACCTTTGTTGCCTTGGTGATTTCCTACATCATCGTCCTGTCCACCCTGAGGACCCGCTCATCCGAGGGCCGCCGCAAAGCCCTCTCTACCTGCGGGTCTCACGTCACTGTCGTGTTCATGTTCTTCCTGCCCCTCATCTTCACCTATGCTCCCATGGCTGATTCGGTCAGTAATGACAAGGTTTTTGCCCTATTTTACACCATGATTGCCCCCATGTTCAACCCTCTCATCTACACACTGAGAAACACAGACATGAAGAATGCCATGAGGAGAGTGTGGTGCCGACACAGACTGTTTGAAGGGAAATGA